The following coding sequences are from one Lysinibacillus sp. FSL W8-0992 window:
- a CDS encoding CheR family methyltransferase produces the protein MDNQFQNFELKQQLNKHSNMEIELLLEAVYRLSGFDFRQYNQSSISRRIYNRMRVNNIPTISRVLEKVIHEEDFLEQLLNDFSINVTEMFRNPSFFKAFRKEVVPYLKQYPEIRIWHAGCATGEEVYSMAILLQEEGLIDRAVIYATDMNEHVLEKAKKGAFSIKKMQAYTTNYMLAGGSHAFSEYYKTDYQYAYFHPELLKNIIFAQHNLVTDQSFNEFHVIICRNVLIYFSPVLQSQVHHLFYESLSQNGFLCLGDKETLRCEAIISKYKETVGVEKIYQKLD, from the coding sequence ATGGATAATCAATTCCAGAATTTTGAGCTAAAGCAACAATTGAATAAGCATTCGAATATGGAAATTGAGTTACTACTCGAAGCAGTCTATCGTTTATCAGGTTTTGATTTTCGACAATATAATCAATCTTCTATTTCTCGTAGAATATACAATCGAATGAGGGTTAATAATATTCCAACGATTTCTCGTGTATTGGAAAAAGTAATACATGAAGAAGATTTTTTAGAGCAGCTTTTAAATGATTTTTCAATTAATGTCACGGAAATGTTTCGAAACCCTAGCTTTTTTAAAGCTTTCCGTAAAGAAGTCGTTCCTTATTTAAAACAGTACCCCGAGATCCGAATATGGCATGCAGGATGTGCAACAGGTGAGGAAGTATATTCAATGGCGATTTTACTACAGGAAGAGGGACTAATAGATAGAGCGGTCATTTACGCAACGGATATGAATGAGCATGTGCTAGAGAAGGCAAAAAAGGGCGCTTTCTCAATCAAAAAAATGCAAGCATATACAACGAATTATATGCTTGCTGGCGGAAGCCATGCTTTTTCAGAATACTATAAAACAGACTATCAATATGCCTATTTCCATCCTGAACTATTGAAAAACATTATTTTTGCACAGCATAATTTAGTGACAGATCAATCGTTTAATGAATTCCATGTAATTATATGCCGAAATGTATTAATTTACTTTTCACCTGTATTACAAAGCCAAGTACATCATTTATTTTATGAAAGCCTAAGTCAAAATGGCTTTTTATGCTTAGGAGATAAGGAAACACTTCGCTGTGAAGCAATTATTTCGAAATATAAAGAAACCGTAGGCGTTGAGAAAATTTATCAAAAATTAGATTAA
- a CDS encoding ATP-binding protein, producing MYKKIKMGIRTKITLGYVVIILCLLASVIILNNQITSLQQERNHIIKYDAQVQTLTNRIEKYILDMESSQRGYIITGDSSYLEPYNNAEENWKIDFNELYQLLEDRGNQQEKLDAIKVTIDHWIATSGEPTIRFKKENNTEALNEFFKVDIGRKDMETMRNQFDAFRSDENVFTQNKAKLLDKKNSNLTSGLFGILVLVSLISIAIASGISRSIVKTMKEVTQTIKEMAASKGNYRTRIHVKTNDEINDLAVATNELLDTFERREWLQANIAEIVTKYQGISAITKLAETFLSEMSHKTGSSFGAFYVREMHNSDVYFVKKAAFADAGDNIGIEKFKIGQGLIGQCAQEKRVFINDDISKDYRLIGTGLGEAPPKSIFIFPIIFEDDVIAVVELATMTSYTALQKELVNQIIETFGLTVNSILGRMEIVRLLNESRAMTEELQVQSEELQTQSEELQMQTEELTMINEQLEERTKDAEIKTQELEKAKKELEDSSEQLVLHSNYKSQFLANMSHELRTPLNSILILSEMLSENGNNNLTEEEMEFARVIHSSGEDLLVLINDILDISKVEAGKIEIIFDEVNMSEMPIQIEQIFAPVAKKKNLELQIVKAENVADIFYTDEKRFQQVLKNLLSNALKFTEQGYVRVDIKQLDLEQLTTNMQDVSSEWLEITVSDTGIGIPKDKHQLIFESFQQADGATVRKYGGTGLGLSICREFSKLLGGWVSLQSEEGKGSSFSLTIPSLPNGINEATTIDSAVVEVVATLEAPEVVEMQEKVDESDIVSLHEVEVFQGKNILIVDDDYRNIYALKAALENRGMNILVAKDGLECLKIMETNNKIDLILMDIMMPNMDGYETMSIIRTKMKLTDLPIIALTAKAMKTDRDKSLEAGASDYISKPLNLDQLVSVLRVWLVSKGR from the coding sequence ATGTATAAAAAGATAAAAATGGGTATACGTACAAAGATTACCCTCGGCTATGTAGTTATTATTCTTTGTTTACTTGCATCAGTGATTATATTAAACAATCAAATTACTTCCCTACAACAGGAAAGGAATCACATTATTAAATATGATGCTCAAGTTCAAACACTTACCAATCGTATTGAAAAATATATTTTAGATATGGAATCGAGCCAACGAGGCTATATTATTACCGGTGATTCGAGCTACTTAGAACCGTACAATAACGCCGAAGAAAATTGGAAGATCGATTTTAATGAATTGTATCAGTTGTTAGAAGATAGGGGGAACCAACAAGAGAAGTTAGATGCTATTAAAGTGACGATTGATCATTGGATTGCAACTTCGGGCGAACCGACAATAAGATTTAAAAAAGAAAATAATACGGAAGCATTAAATGAATTTTTCAAAGTGGACATTGGTCGTAAAGATATGGAAACGATGCGAAATCAGTTTGATGCTTTCCGTTCAGATGAGAATGTGTTCACACAAAATAAGGCCAAGCTATTGGACAAAAAAAATAGTAATTTAACATCAGGCTTGTTTGGTATTCTAGTGCTCGTATCTCTCATCTCAATCGCCATTGCTAGTGGGATTTCGCGGTCAATTGTTAAAACAATGAAAGAAGTCACACAAACAATTAAAGAAATGGCGGCTTCAAAGGGTAACTATCGAACAAGAATTCATGTCAAAACAAACGACGAAATAAATGATCTTGCAGTTGCTACAAATGAGTTGTTAGATACATTTGAGCGAAGAGAATGGTTGCAAGCTAATATCGCTGAAATTGTCACTAAATATCAAGGGATTTCAGCTATTACGAAATTGGCTGAAACTTTCCTTTCAGAAATGTCGCACAAGACAGGGTCTTCATTCGGTGCTTTTTATGTTCGGGAAATGCATAATAGCGATGTCTATTTTGTAAAAAAAGCTGCCTTTGCAGATGCTGGAGATAATATTGGGATTGAAAAATTTAAAATTGGACAAGGTTTAATTGGCCAATGTGCGCAGGAAAAACGAGTTTTCATTAACGATGATATTTCGAAAGATTATCGTTTAATAGGAACAGGCTTAGGTGAGGCGCCACCGAAGAGCATTTTTATCTTCCCAATCATATTTGAGGATGATGTAATAGCTGTCGTTGAATTAGCAACAATGACTAGCTACACAGCGCTACAGAAAGAATTAGTGAATCAAATAATTGAAACATTTGGGTTAACGGTTAATAGTATTTTAGGTCGTATGGAAATTGTACGTTTACTAAACGAATCTAGAGCTATGACAGAAGAGTTACAAGTTCAATCTGAAGAGCTACAAACGCAATCGGAAGAATTGCAAATGCAAACAGAAGAACTAACAATGATTAATGAACAGCTAGAGGAAAGAACAAAAGATGCTGAAATTAAAACACAAGAATTAGAAAAAGCTAAAAAAGAATTGGAAGACAGCTCTGAGCAACTTGTATTACATTCTAATTATAAATCTCAATTTTTAGCTAATATGTCTCATGAATTACGAACACCGTTAAATAGCATTTTAATTTTATCTGAAATGTTATCGGAGAATGGCAACAATAATTTAACTGAAGAAGAGATGGAATTTGCAAGAGTCATTCATTCATCTGGTGAAGACTTACTCGTATTAATTAATGATATTTTAGATATATCAAAAGTTGAAGCTGGGAAAATTGAAATAATTTTCGATGAAGTGAACATGAGTGAAATGCCGATACAAATTGAGCAAATCTTTGCTCCTGTAGCGAAGAAAAAAAATCTAGAGTTGCAAATAGTGAAGGCAGAAAATGTTGCTGATATTTTCTATACAGATGAGAAGAGATTCCAGCAAGTTTTAAAAAATTTATTATCAAATGCACTAAAATTTACGGAACAGGGTTATGTGCGTGTAGATATTAAACAGCTTGACCTTGAACAGTTAACAACTAATATGCAAGATGTAAGCTCAGAATGGCTTGAAATTACAGTGTCTGACACAGGAATAGGTATTCCAAAGGACAAACACCAGCTAATCTTTGAATCATTCCAGCAAGCAGATGGTGCTACTGTAAGAAAATATGGTGGAACAGGGTTAGGTTTATCTATTTGTAGAGAATTTTCAAAATTACTTGGTGGCTGGGTTTCATTACAAAGTGAAGAAGGAAAGGGCAGTAGCTTCTCTCTTACTATTCCAAGTTTACCTAATGGCATAAATGAGGCGACAACTATTGATTCTGCTGTTGTTGAAGTAGTGGCTACTCTTGAAGCTCCTGAGGTAGTTGAAATGCAGGAGAAAGTGGATGAAAGCGACATTGTCTCTCTACACGAAGTAGAAGTGTTCCAAGGGAAAAATATATTAATCGTAGATGATGATTATCGAAATATTTATGCATTGAAAGCAGCACTTGAAAATAGAGGTATGAATATTCTCGTTGCAAAAGATGGATTAGAATGTTTAAAGATTATGGAGACGAATAACAAAATAGATCTTATTCTTATGGATATCATGATGCCGAATATGGATGGATACGAGACGATGTCTATTATTCGAACAAAAATGAAGCTTACAGATTTGCCAATTATCGCTTTGACTGCTAAAGCGATGAAAACAGATCGTGATAAATCTTTAGAAGCTGGTGCTTCGGATTATATTAGTAAGCCATTAAATTTAGATCAATTAGTATCGGTGTTACGCGTATGGCTAGTTTCTAAAGGGAGATAA